GGGGACAGTTTTTGTGCCCATGGTCCTATTTGGAATCGAGGCGCTGGCAAACTTTCCCCGAATTTCCCCGAAATACCCCTTCGCGCTCTTCGCTCCTTCGCGTGCTTCGCGAGAAACCGAGGCCGAAGGAAGAGCCTGCCACAGGCACCGCGCAAGTGGTATACCCCACCCCGCTGCGACTAACCGCCTTAGAGCCTGATCCGAAAGTTATTGAACAATACCAGCCATTTGTGATTCACACCTGCTTTGCGAAGAGTAGGAGTGAAGCATGGCATGGACTGGTATTGCCCGGGCTGAGCATAGCCGGGAAGGTTTGCGATATCCATCGGATATGACGGATAGGGAGTGGATGTTGCTGGAGCCGTTCATTCCCCCGGCGAGGCGTGGTGGTCGGCCGCGGACGGCGGATATGCGCGAGGTGGTCAATGCGCTGCTCTATATTGCCTCTGCCGGATGTGCATGGAGGTTGCTGCCCAAGTGTTTTCCGCCAGTGTCGACGGTACGGCGCTATTTCTACGCATGGCGGGACACTGGCCTGTTCGATACGCTCAACATGGTGCTGGTGATGAACCTGCGCGAGATCGAGGGGCGCGAAGCCTCGCCCAGTGCTGGCGTGATCGACAGCCAGAGCGTGAAAACCACCGAGAGCGGTGGAATATCGGGTTATGACGCGGGCAAGAAGGTGAAAGGCAGGAAGCGGCACATCATAACCGACACATGCGGGTTCCTGATCTTCGTCCTCGTCCACAGTGCCGATATTCAAGACCGTGACGGGGCTGTCGATGTGCTGGCGGCAACTCGCCACCGCTTCCCCTGGTTGCGACACGTCTTTGCTGACGGAGGATATGCAGGGCAAAAACTGGGGGTTACGTTGGCTGGCATGGGGGCGTGGACCATGGAAATCATCAAGCGCTCCGATCACACCAAGGGCTTTCAAGCCCTGCCACGCCGATGGGTCGTCGAACGCACCTTCGCATGGCTAGGGCGATGCCGACGCCTCGCCAAAGACTGGGAAACATCCATCGAAAGCTCAACCGCATGGGCGCTCATCGCTTCCATCCGTATGATTATACGAAGAACCGCAAAATACTGTTATGCTTGAGATACTTTCGAATCAGGCTCTTACGGCGCTAAGTCTCACTGCCCCCCCCCTCAAGGGGAGGGGTGAGGTCGAGTGCAATCTCTTCGCGCTCTTGATAATCTTCGCGTGCTTCGCGTGAAACATCTGGCTTGGCTCGGCCCTGCCACTCAGCGCGCGACTGGCGACCATCACAAGTCTGGCCCACAGCGCCGCACCCCTTCACCAGTTTTCCCATACCCAAAAATGAGAGGGGCCGCGGCTTGTCCCTTGGGAGCAAGCGCACGGCCCATCGCATGGTCAGCGGCCGGAAGTGCCGCCTTCGTGACTATGCCTTTGATTTTAACAGATCACGAACCCGTTAAAAGGCATCTCCACGAATGGACTGCTCCGACCTCTTTGCTGAACCATGAGACATCGGATCACCTCCTTTCGCTTGTATGAAAACCATTGCCTTGCCCTCGCTATAATCGTCCGAGTTGGACTGCTCCTGCCTGACAAGACTCAAGGTGAATCATTGTGACTCTGACAACAAGACTTGATTTAATTTTTTTTCCGAACAATAATTAAGGTTCGCGCTGCAAACAGGCTTCGCGGACCTTCACACATCACCATAGACCCGCCCGAAGACAGGGTTTTCCTGTGTCTGTAATGGCTTGGGCTGGACTGTTAAGAACGGCAATCTTCGACGACGAGGGCAATTTCCGGCGGGTTGGGGATGCGGTGGCCTGTTGTGTCGCTCAGGCGCAGCGCGAAGGAGCCGCGGCTATAGACAATCTCGTCCCAGATCACATCGCGCGCCGGGGCAGAGAAGGTGATGCGTTTGTCCTCATAGGCGCTGCCTTGCGGGTCGCTATAGCTGCTGTTGATCTGCCGCTCACCGAAACTGGTGATTACCGTTGTCGGGAAGGCTTTGATCGGTTCGCGCATCTTGCTGGTGCGATAGGCAAAGGTGATCGGGCCACCATTCGCCTCGCAAGAGATGCTGGCCCAGCGCCATGGCTGTTGCTTCGCATGATGCGGTTTTGGTTTGACAAAATAATAGGCCGCTGGTCCTGGCTGGGCTTCCTGAATATCCTTGGCATGCATCCAATAGCCGTCCAGCTTTGGCCAGTCGCGCCAATCGGCGGGGAGCGGCGCGGCCCTGCGTTCCGGGGCGGGCGCCGGTGCGGGCTGCGCGGCCGGTGCGGACGCGGTTTCCGGCGCAGCGGGGGCCGCCGGTGTGGCACCGGAGCTGGGGATGCAGCCGCTGCACAGCAACAGACAGGTGGCGAGGGCCAATGGGGCTTGGGGAATGCGGATCATGGCGCAGACAATGGCGCTATATGCTGGCCGCCTCAAGCCCGGACCGCTCTGAAACTGTTGAAGTTTTGCAAAATCTATGCCCATGACGGATGCAATGTCTGCCAACTCTGCAAAACCCACAAAGGCCAAGCCCAAGAAACAGCGTGTTGACCAGCTTCTGGTGGCGCGCGAACTGGCCGAGAGCC
The sequence above is drawn from the Parasphingorhabdus sp. SCSIO 66989 genome and encodes:
- a CDS encoding IS5 family transposase → MAWTGIARAEHSREGLRYPSDMTDREWMLLEPFIPPARRGGRPRTADMREVVNALLYIASAGCAWRLLPKCFPPVSTVRRYFYAWRDTGLFDTLNMVLVMNLREIEGREASPSAGVIDSQSVKTTESGGISGYDAGKKVKGRKRHIITDTCGFLIFVLVHSADIQDRDGAVDVLAATRHRFPWLRHVFADGGYAGQKLGVTLAGMGAWTMEIIKRSDHTKGFQALPRRWVVERTFAWLGRCRRLAKDWETSIESSTAWALIASIRMIIRRTAKYCYA